A single window of Sphingobacterium sp. ML3W DNA harbors:
- a CDS encoding sulfurtransferase — MHFETSLITIKQLQENFDNPKIVVVDCTIDKVGQSMKGSQLRLIPNSLFFDIENKFSDVKNSLPHTLVAADEFTKEIQTLGIDNDNIIILYDRWGIYSSPRAWWMFKVMGFEQVFVLDGGLPAWEKEKLPVMNTYLIPTKAGNATAQFSPQYYAGKATILSAYNNRDISIIDARSQERFNATAPEPRAGLLGGHIPHSHNLPFDRVLDGNYYRSKEELTSLFSDYCDHQIYTCGSGVTASILAFASYLSGNKNISVYDGSWSEWGQKELKLPIER, encoded by the coding sequence ATGCACTTTGAAACTTCATTAATAACAATTAAACAACTACAAGAGAACTTTGACAATCCTAAAATAGTAGTAGTAGACTGTACAATTGATAAAGTTGGACAATCCATGAAAGGTTCTCAACTACGATTGATTCCAAATTCCTTATTTTTTGATATCGAAAATAAGTTTTCAGATGTAAAAAACTCATTACCCCATACCCTCGTTGCTGCAGATGAATTTACAAAAGAAATACAAACGTTAGGAATTGATAACGATAATATCATAATCCTCTACGATCGATGGGGTATATATTCTAGTCCTAGAGCTTGGTGGATGTTTAAAGTGATGGGATTTGAACAAGTATTCGTATTAGATGGTGGCCTCCCAGCATGGGAAAAAGAAAAACTTCCAGTAATGAATACATATTTAATTCCGACAAAGGCAGGTAATGCTACTGCGCAATTCAGCCCCCAATATTATGCGGGCAAAGCAACTATATTAAGCGCCTATAACAACAGAGATATTAGCATCATTGATGCTAGGAGTCAAGAAAGGTTTAATGCGACAGCTCCAGAACCCAGAGCAGGATTATTGGGCGGACATATTCCTCATTCACATAATCTTCCATTCGACCGTGTATTGGATGGCAATTACTACCGCTCAAAAGAAGAATTAACCTCACTTTTCTCCGACTATTGCGACCATCAGATTTACACATGTGGCTCTGGTGTCACTGCATCCATTCTTGCTTTCGCAAGTTATCTCTCCGGGAATAAAAACATCAGTGTATACGATGGATCTTGGTCTGAATGGGGACAAAAAGAACTTAAATTACCAATCGAACGTTAA
- the rpsA gene encoding 30S ribosomal protein S1 has translation MAKKQEVEKELAAKNAELQGADTKVVKDTEKIESEADSKLIEEIKSNTWITPEGEFDWDADDKGFGNYSDAERAKLEEQYAGTFNQINQGEIIEGTVVSINNKDVVLNVGFKSDGLVSLSEFRDLPELAVGDVVDVFVESQEDANGQLVLSRKRAKTQKSWEAINEALENDAIINGYVKSRTKGGLIVDIKGVEAFLPGSQIDIKPIRDYDIYVGKTMEFKVVKINHEFKNVVVSHKVLIENDLENQKSEIVSKLEKGQVLEGTVKNITDFGVFIDLGGVDGLLHITDISWGRIEHPKEVLTLDQTINVVVLDFDDEKKRIALGLKQLSEHPWESLDKELVVGSKVKGKIVTVADYGAFLEIIPGVEGLIHVSEMSWSQNLRSPQEFLKVSDEIEAEILTLDRDERKMSLGIKQLTPDPWKNIVERYPVGSKQTAVVKNMTNFGVFVELEEGIDGLIHISDLSWSKKINHPNEFTKVGERLDVVVLELDEENRKLSLGHKQLEENPWDTFETIFTIDSVHEGTVLKVGDKGDIVALQYGVEGFCPSKHSVKEDNSALKVDEVASFKIIEFNKENKRLVISHSRIWEDERAEARVEEFNARKKEAKVANNAVKKVKDSVEKSTLGDLDVLAQLKEQMEGDEKNAK, from the coding sequence ATGGCAAAAAAACAAGAAGTAGAAAAAGAGCTAGCAGCGAAAAACGCGGAGCTACAAGGCGCTGACACCAAAGTGGTGAAAGACACAGAAAAAATTGAATCAGAGGCTGATTCAAAACTAATCGAAGAAATCAAATCTAACACGTGGATCACTCCTGAGGGTGAATTCGACTGGGATGCAGATGACAAAGGTTTCGGAAATTACAGCGATGCTGAGCGCGCTAAATTAGAAGAACAATACGCAGGTACTTTCAACCAAATTAATCAAGGTGAAATTATCGAAGGTACTGTTGTTTCTATCAACAATAAAGACGTTGTCTTAAATGTTGGTTTCAAATCTGACGGTTTGGTTTCATTATCTGAATTCCGTGACTTACCAGAATTGGCAGTTGGCGATGTAGTTGACGTTTTTGTAGAGTCGCAAGAAGATGCTAATGGACAATTAGTATTATCTCGCAAACGTGCTAAAACTCAAAAATCTTGGGAAGCTATCAATGAGGCATTGGAAAATGATGCTATCATTAACGGTTATGTTAAAAGTCGTACTAAAGGTGGTCTTATCGTTGATATCAAAGGTGTGGAAGCATTCTTACCTGGATCTCAAATCGATATCAAACCTATCCGTGATTACGATATTTACGTAGGTAAAACAATGGAATTCAAAGTTGTTAAAATCAACCACGAATTCAAAAACGTTGTCGTATCTCACAAAGTATTAATTGAAAACGACTTAGAGAACCAAAAATCTGAAATCGTATCTAAATTAGAAAAAGGTCAGGTATTAGAAGGTACTGTTAAAAATATCACAGATTTCGGTGTGTTCATCGATTTAGGTGGTGTTGATGGTTTACTTCACATTACTGATATTTCATGGGGTCGTATCGAGCATCCAAAAGAGGTATTAACATTAGATCAAACTATCAACGTAGTTGTGTTAGATTTTGATGATGAGAAAAAACGTATCGCTTTAGGCTTGAAACAACTTTCTGAGCATCCTTGGGAATCTTTAGATAAAGAATTAGTTGTTGGTTCTAAAGTAAAAGGTAAAATCGTAACAGTTGCTGATTACGGTGCTTTCTTAGAAATCATCCCTGGTGTTGAAGGATTAATCCACGTTTCTGAAATGTCTTGGTCTCAAAACTTACGTTCTCCACAAGAGTTCTTAAAAGTAAGTGATGAAATCGAAGCTGAGATCTTAACTTTAGATCGCGATGAGCGTAAAATGAGCTTAGGTATCAAACAATTGACTCCTGATCCATGGAAAAATATCGTTGAACGTTACCCAGTAGGTTCTAAACAAACTGCAGTAGTTAAAAACATGACTAACTTCGGTGTGTTCGTAGAATTAGAAGAAGGTATCGATGGTTTAATCCATATCTCTGACTTATCTTGGTCTAAGAAAATCAACCACCCTAACGAATTCACTAAAGTTGGTGAAAGATTAGATGTAGTTGTTTTAGAATTAGATGAAGAAAACAGAAAATTATCTTTAGGTCATAAACAATTAGAAGAAAACCCTTGGGATACTTTCGAAACTATCTTCACAATTGATTCAGTTCATGAAGGTACTGTATTGAAAGTTGGTGACAAAGGTGATATCGTTGCTTTACAATACGGTGTTGAAGGATTCTGTCCATCTAAACACTCTGTAAAAGAAGATAATTCTGCACTTAAAGTTGATGAAGTTGCTTCATTCAAAATCATTGAATTCAACAAAGAAAACAAACGTTTAGTTATTTCTCACTCTCGTATTTGGGAAGATGAAAGAGCTGAAGCACGTGTTGAAGAATTCAATGCTCGTAAGAAAGAAGCTAAAGTAGCTAACAATGCTGTTAAAAAAGTGAAAGATTCAGTTGAGAAATCTACATTAGGTGACTTAGACGTTCTTGCACAATTGAAAGAGCAAATGGAAGGTGATGAGAAAAACGCTAAATAG
- a CDS encoding YihY/virulence factor BrkB family protein, whose amino-acid sequence MSNIHPYLLKLKLYNQVIEWSKTVILPGFGSLPLYTVAVFFFQEISRDSILSKASSLSYSFMLAIFPGIIFLFTLIPYIPIDNFQEKLLEFLEVVIPHNAYEVVETTLEDIIKNQNGGLLSFGFILATYFATNGMASMMRAFNKSSLIAEKRSWVKRRIIALGLAFLIITALTIGMTIFTYAGIIVNYLKDSIAITNSFWAFVIKAARWLVIFGIYFFTVSCLYKFAPTSSRRWKLFSPGATLATILAILTFSGFAFYINNFGTYNKLYGSIGTLIVIMIWMYLNTLILLIGYELNAAIALSKQSIKFVRPKSYNSFRGNDNQ is encoded by the coding sequence ATGTCAAATATCCATCCATACTTATTGAAATTAAAACTTTACAATCAAGTTATTGAATGGAGTAAAACGGTCATTTTACCTGGATTCGGCTCTTTACCTTTATATACTGTCGCGGTATTTTTTTTTCAAGAGATATCACGAGATTCCATCTTAAGTAAAGCATCTTCGCTATCATATAGTTTTATGTTGGCTATTTTCCCAGGTATTATCTTTCTTTTCACATTAATACCTTATATACCGATTGACAATTTCCAAGAGAAACTACTCGAGTTCCTTGAAGTAGTAATCCCTCACAATGCTTATGAGGTTGTCGAAACGACATTAGAAGATATCATCAAAAATCAAAATGGAGGACTTTTATCTTTTGGTTTTATATTAGCGACATATTTTGCCACCAATGGCATGGCCTCTATGATGCGGGCTTTTAATAAATCGTCTCTTATCGCTGAAAAACGCAGTTGGGTTAAACGTAGAATAATTGCCCTAGGCTTGGCCTTTCTAATCATTACTGCCCTCACAATAGGTATGACCATATTTACTTATGCTGGTATTATTGTCAACTATTTAAAAGATAGCATAGCCATCACTAATAGCTTTTGGGCATTTGTTATTAAAGCTGCACGCTGGCTGGTTATATTTGGAATTTATTTTTTTACGGTTAGTTGTCTCTATAAATTTGCTCCAACATCTTCACGAAGATGGAAATTATTTAGTCCTGGTGCTACATTAGCAACTATTTTAGCCATCTTAACCTTCTCCGGTTTTGCATTTTATATTAATAATTTCGGCACGTACAATAAACTTTACGGCTCCATCGGTACACTGATTGTCATCATGATCTGGATGTACCTTAATACCTTAATATTATTGATAGGTTATGAACTAAATGCTGCAATAGCCCTCTCTAAACAAAGTATAAAATTTGTGAGACCAAAATCGTATAACTCTTTCCGAGGTAACGACAACCAATAA
- a CDS encoding acyl-CoA thioesterase yields MFQSEYQTRVRYAETDQMGYVYYGNYAAFYEIARTEMLRSTGISYRELEEMGVMLPVMEMKCKYIKPARYDDLITIKTTIRKKPAIRIIFEYELFNQNGDLLNTGETTLVFVDINKNKPTMPPAIFLEKMAQYFE; encoded by the coding sequence ATGTTTCAATCCGAATATCAAACAAGGGTACGTTATGCCGAGACCGATCAAATGGGATATGTTTACTATGGTAACTATGCTGCTTTTTATGAGATAGCACGTACCGAAATGTTGAGAAGTACGGGTATCTCTTATCGAGAACTGGAGGAAATGGGCGTCATGTTACCCGTAATGGAAATGAAATGTAAATACATCAAGCCTGCGCGTTATGATGACTTAATAACGATCAAGACCACTATTCGAAAAAAACCAGCTATCAGAATTATCTTTGAATATGAACTCTTCAATCAGAATGGAGACTTGCTAAATACAGGCGAAACAACATTGGTATTTGTTGATATCAATAAGAATAAGCCAACCATGCCACCCGCTATTTTTCTAGAGAAAATGGCTCAATATTTTGAATAA